The DNA region GATGGGATTCGGATCCCTTCAAGCTGCGCCCGGCCGATGGCCGTCTCTACGGTCGCGGGGCATGTGATGCCAAGGGGCCGCTGGCGGCGATGCTGGAAGCCATGCGTCTGTTGTGCGAGGGCCGCAGCCGGTGGAGCGGCACGCTGTTGGGCGTGTTCGTCGCCGACGAGGAAGTGGCCAGCCTCGGCGCCAAGGAATACGTCAAGACGGGCCCGGTCATCGACTTCTGCCTGATCGGGGAGCCGACCTCGTGCACCGCGGTGACCGCCCACAAGGGCAGCCTGCGCCCGGTCGTGCGCGTCGCCGGCAAGTCAGCACACTCAGGAACGCCGGACAAGGGGGTCAACGCCATCCTGAAGTCGGTGCCCCTGCTCCAACTGGTCGCCGAGGAGCATGAGCGGGTCCGCACCCGGGTCCATCCCCTGGTGGGGCAGGCCAGCCTGACGGTGACGCGGGCCAACGGCGGGCGCGCCGACAACGTCGTCCCCGATGCCTGCGACTTCCTGCTCGACCGCCGGATGGTCCCGGGCGAAACCGAGGAGGAGACCAAGGCGGCGCTGGCCGCCCTGGTTCGGCGGGCGGCGCAGCAGAGCGACACCGACATGACGATCGTCGAGTTCCGGCCGACCACCGGCGGTGCCACCGAGACGGCCCCGGACCACCCCGTCGTGATCGCCGCCCAGGAGGCCTGCACCCGCCACAACGGCCGGCCTTCGCCGCTGGGAGGGTTCGAGGGAGGCTGCGATCTCGTTCATTTCCGCTCGGTCGGCGCCCACGGCGTGGTCGTCGGCCCAGGCTCGCTGGCGGTCGCCCACAAGCCCAACGAGTTCGTCCCCGAGGACGAACTGGTACGCGCGGCGCTCATCTACCATGACATTGTCGCCCACATGATGGGAGCTTGATGATGGACAGGGTCCGCTGTCTTGCGGCGACCGTTCATTACGGCCCCAACCTTGTGCTCTACACGGCGTCGTCGGGACGGGTTGCGGGACTGGACGAACTGTACCTCGTCATCGAGCTGGATGGCCGGCTGATGGCGTTCGGCGAGGTGCGCGAAAACATCGCCTATCTCACCGGTATCGAACCCTCGGCCGTTCGCCGTGCGGTGATTCGCTTGCTCGATGGTATCGACTGGACAGATGCCCCCCAAGCCATTTGCGACCGGCTGAATGCCGATCCTGGGCCGCATCCGGCGATCGCCCGCGCCCTTGTCGATTGCACCCTGAACGACTGGATCGCCCGTCTCGCCGGCGTTCCGCTTGCGGTCAGCCTGGGCGGCGGGTTCCGGCCGGCGCTGTCGACCAACCAGACCCTGTTCTGGTCCGAAGACGCCAAGTTCCTCACCATGGCCAAGGATTACGTCCGCCGCGGCTTCCTGGATCTCAAGGTACGGGTCGGGGCCGGCGACTTCGAGCACGACCTGCGGCGGCTCGGCATGGTGCGCGACGCCTTCGGCGACGCGGTCAAGATTGCCATCGATGTCAACGGTGCCTGGAGCTTCGACGAGGCACGGCACCGGCTCACGGCCCTCGAGCCGCTGCATATCGCCTATGCCGAACAGCCCATCGCCGCCGGCGACTGGGAACGCATCGCCGCGCTGGCCGAGCAGTCGCCGATTCCCATCATGCTCGACGAGAGCATCCATTCGCTGGCCGACGTCTCACAGGTCATCGTCCTCGGCGGCCAGGTGTGGGCCCACCTCAAGATCGTCAAGCTCGGCGGGATCACCCCGGTGATGACCGCCGTCCGCAGGCTCCGCGAGGCCGGCGTGCCGTTCATGATCGGCCAGATGAACGAGGGCAGCGGCGCCACCGCTGCCGCGTGCCACTGCACGATGGCGGCCGAGCCGCAGTACGCCGAGCTCTACGGCGCCGACGGCCTGCTCGACGACCCGGTTTCCGGGCTGGCCTATCGGAACGGCACCGTGCAATTGGCGCCGGGCGACGGGCTCGGCGTCGCCATCGATACATCGAAGACATCCTGCATTTGGGAGAAGAGACTATGAGCAAGGTCGCAGCCGTC from Shumkonia mesophila includes:
- a CDS encoding M20 family metallopeptidase, which translates into the protein MPSPAVDPTRLKDSLQALVGFNTENPPGHESAAATYIADRLRGCGFGVETADVLPGRTNVVARLDNGPGPVFAFNTHIDTVPAGDGWDSDPFKLRPADGRLYGRGACDAKGPLAAMLEAMRLLCEGRSRWSGTLLGVFVADEEVASLGAKEYVKTGPVIDFCLIGEPTSCTAVTAHKGSLRPVVRVAGKSAHSGTPDKGVNAILKSVPLLQLVAEEHERVRTRVHPLVGQASLTVTRANGGRADNVVPDACDFLLDRRMVPGETEEETKAALAALVRRAAQQSDTDMTIVEFRPTTGGATETAPDHPVVIAAQEACTRHNGRPSPLGGFEGGCDLVHFRSVGAHGVVVGPGSLAVAHKPNEFVPEDELVRAALIYHDIVAHMMGA
- a CDS encoding mandelate racemase/muconate lactonizing enzyme family protein, producing the protein MMDRVRCLAATVHYGPNLVLYTASSGRVAGLDELYLVIELDGRLMAFGEVRENIAYLTGIEPSAVRRAVIRLLDGIDWTDAPQAICDRLNADPGPHPAIARALVDCTLNDWIARLAGVPLAVSLGGGFRPALSTNQTLFWSEDAKFLTMAKDYVRRGFLDLKVRVGAGDFEHDLRRLGMVRDAFGDAVKIAIDVNGAWSFDEARHRLTALEPLHIAYAEQPIAAGDWERIAALAEQSPIPIMLDESIHSLADVSQVIVLGGQVWAHLKIVKLGGITPVMTAVRRLREAGVPFMIGQMNEGSGATAAACHCTMAAEPQYAELYGADGLLDDPVSGLAYRNGTVQLAPGDGLGVAIDTSKTSCIWEKRL